The sequence below is a genomic window from Oscillatoria salina IIICB1.
TATCTGTTTTGCACGATACAAGATGCTAGGGTTAAAGTATAAAGCAATTAAACGAGGTTGACGAAGATAAATATCCCACGACTGAACCAATTCAGCGAAAGCTGATTGGAAACATAAAAACTGTTTTAACACATTTTGACAGTGGTGGTGAAGCAAAAAGAAAGAAAAAAGTAAACAATAAATGTTTGATGAATTTTGGTGAAGTTGTTCAGAAACTCCCCCTCAATCTCACTTAAATCCAGCAAGTAATTTGCTGAATAAAAAAGTACAGCAAGATCGCTGGGCAGTGCAAAAACGTCTCAAGTTTTAGAGAATGGAGTAATTAGTATGAAGCTTTTGATCCAGGGCAACAATATTGTAGTCACAGATGCAATTCGCGATTACGTGCAGCAAAAGCTAGAAAAGGCAGTTCAGCATTTTCAAAATATCACCACGAAAGTAGACGTACATCTTTCTGTGGCACGCAATCCCCGGATAAGCAATAATCAGGCGGCAGAAGTAACGGTTTATGCCAATGGACGAGTAATTCGGGCGCAGGTAAGCAGTGAAAACCTGTATGCGAGCATTGATATGGTTGCAGATAAAATTGCCCGTCAGCTAAGGAAGTACAAGGAGAAGCATTTATACAAGAAAACGCACACCCAGCCAAAAACTGGCGAAATGCTGGAAGGGGAACCAGTGGCAGATGATATGATTGGCGATCGCGAACCTCAACTTCCCGATGAAGTTGTGCGTATGAAATATTTTGCGATGCCACCAATGACGATTCGAGAAGCTCTCGAACACCTACAGCTAGTAGACCATGATTTCTATATGTTCCGCAATCAAGAGACTGGCGAGATTAATGTCATCTATCAACGGAATCACGGTGGTTATGGCGTAATTCAACCTCGTAACGGCAACGAAAATCACCTGAATGGTAAAAATGGTCAAGTAGAGATCGAGAATTTAGAAAACCTAGAATCGATCCCGGCAGCTCAAATTTGAATTTAATGTTTTGGTGTGGTGATTTAGTAGTGCGGTGAAAATGAGACGATCGCCAAATCGTCTGAAATGAGAAAATTCTCCAGCAAAATGTCAGTTGTAATTTTTCCTTTGTGGAAAGTGGCAACTGGCTTTTTTCTCATAATTAGGAGCGGTGAGATCGCGCGAAAATTAGCGTTTGCGACAAAATAGGCAAAATTTCTGCCTTAATTCTTTAATTTTTCTTAAAATTCTGATAAAACTTAACCAGGAGTCGTCGGAGAATCAACGATGGGTCTAGATTTAAATGCAATCGATCTGGCTGAGTATATTGATAGCGCCCTGCTTAATCCTACAGCTACACCCGAACAAGTAGTTCACTGTTGTAGCCAAGCAGAGCAATATAAATTTCCCGCAGTTTGTCTTTATCCTAGTGCAGTGCGACAAGCAGCAGAATTTCTGCATGGCAAAAAAACTAAGGTATGTACTGTCATCGGTTTTCCTACTGGGGCTACTACCTCAGCAACGAAGCTTTATGAAGCACAAGAAGCTGTAGAACATGGAGCAGTAGAGTTAGATGTAGTAATTAACTTAGGTTGGTTGAAAGCGGGACAAACAAACGCAGTTTATCGAGAAATAGCCGAAATTTGTGAAGAAACCGGGCAAACTGTCAAGGCAATTCTGGAAACTGCCCTCTTGACAGATGCGGAAAAACGGTTAGCTGCGGAAATATGTATGGATGCAGGCGCAGCTTATCTGAAAACCAGTACGGGTTGGTACGGCGGCGCGACAGTCGAGGATGTGCGACTGTTGAGAGAAATTACGAAAGGGCAAATTGGCATCAAAGCATCTGGAGGAATTCGGACTCTAGAGACTGCCCTCAATTTAATTGCCGCAGGTGCAACTAGGCTAGGGACTTCCCGAGGGCTTGAGTTGTTGAGCCAGCGCGATACCCTAGAAAAGGACTAATCTTACTGGCTTTGAGCAAGACGCGAAGAATAACCAATGAGTCGAACCTATAAAGTAACCGGAATTAATCTTAAGAGTATGCCACTAGGCGAAGCAGATCGTTTAGTGACAATCTTGACACCGGAATTTGGTTTGATTAAAGCAGTAGCACCGGGATCGCGCAAGCACAAATCAAAGCTTCGAGGTAGAAGCGAGTTGTTTGTGGTGAACGAGTTATTAATTGCTAAAGGGCGATCGCTGGATAAAATTACTCAAGCAGAAACTATTGAATCTTATCCAGGTTTAAGTAAAAATTTAGGCAAATTAGCTGTAGCTCAATATCTGGCAGAATTAGTCATCTGCGTGAGTTTGAGCGAACAGCCACAAACAGAACTCTACCAACTGCTCAACGAACATCTGAGACGCTTAGACTGCATAACTACTGGTAGCAATCTAGACTCATCAGCATCAATAATACTCAGCCATTTATGTCAAGCGATATTTCACTTGCTAGCCATAGCAGGAATCGCCCCTGTGGTGGGTAACTGTTGTTTGACTCAGCAACCACTAACACCGGATTTTACTAATGCTGGATGGCGAGTAGGCTTTAGCTTTGAAGCTGGAGGAACGATCGCTTTACCAATTCAGGTAAGCTTAAGTCCCAGCAACAGTAGTGAAACAGAGGCTACAGAAAGGCGATTATTGCCTACACCACGAATCAATAGCAAACTTAATGCTGTTGAACTAACTGGATTACAACAACTTGGGACAGCAGAGTTACCTCAATTTGAGAAAATAATACCAAAGAGGTATCTGAATACCTCTGTGAATACAGCCTGGATAGAGATCGAAAGACTTTTACGGGATTACACGGAGTACCAACTAGGAAAGTCAATTCGCTCGGCTATTCTAGTTGATTCTCTGTATCCGTTACCTTTTTAGGTAAAAAAACTTATTTAATTGTTTGATGAAAACCTGATTAAGTGAAAATGCGAGTATCTGAACTTGAAAAAACAAAATTAGAATCAATAATTAACGATGTGACTAACGAAACTGAAATCTTAGAAGCAGAAACGAGTAACCAAATTTCCTGGGATGATGCGACTTCTTGGGATGAAAGTAATGAAAGTAAGCTAAATGTAGCAGCAAAGACGAAAGGTTTTTTGCCTGTCTTGCAAAATCGCCGCTTCTTAATTCTCTGGAGCGGTCAAGTATTTTCTCAACTAGCAGATAAAGTATATCTCGTGTTGATGATTGCTTTGATTGCCAGTCATTTTCAGGCAGCCAATCAAACAATTAGCGGTTGGGTTTCAGCAATTATGATTGCTTTTACAATCCCAGCAGTGTTATTTGGTTCTCTAGCAGGAGTTTATGTCGATCGCTGGTCGAAAAAAACGGTACTTGTAGCTACAAATCTCTTGCGCGGCGCGATAGTTTTAGCTGTGCCGTTCCTTTTGTGGCTATCTCAGGATCGAACGCCGATTTTTGGCTTACCCGCAGGGTTTTGGGTTTTATTGGGCGTAACTTTTTTAGTTTCAACCCTGACGCAGTTTTTTGCGCCCGCAGAACAGTCGGCGATTCCTTTAATTGTCAAACGTCGGCATTTATTACCAGCTAATTCTCTTTATACAACTACAATGATGGCATTGTTGATTATCGGTTTTGCTATCGGCGAGCCTTTGTTGGAACTGACAGATAAACTGTTAGCTGAATTAGGCATTAACTGGAGTTTTGGCAAAGAAATGATTGTCGGCGGTGCTTACGCGATCGCTGGATTAATTTTGTTACTCCTTAAAACAGGAGAAACCAAAGAAATTTTACCTAAAGAAGAAGAAACACACATTTTTGAAGATATTCGCGAAGGTATTCGCTACTTAGGAAAAAACCATCGAGTTCGCAATGCTTTGATTCAGTTAGTCATTCTCTTCTCGGTTTTTGCAGCGTTAGCAGTATTGGCTGTACGTCTGGCGGAAACTATTCCCGCAATGAAGCCAGAACAATTTGGTTTTTTACTGGCGGCTGGCGGTATAGGTATGGCTTTGGGTGCAGGCTTTTTAGGTAACTGGGGTCAAAGATTTTCTCATACCAATCTTAGTTTGACTGGTTCGTTTGGAGTAGCTGGTTCGTTGGTTGGTTTATCTTTGTTTACCCATCAGCTTTGGCTAGCTTTACTCATGACTACCTTTTTAGGCGCATTTGCTGCTTTAGTCGGCGTACCAATGCAAACGACTATTCAAGCCGAAACTCCCGAAAAAATGCGCGGAAAGGTCTTTGGCTTACAAAATAATGCGGTGAATATTGCTCTCTCTTTGCCTTTGGCGTTAGCAGGCGTAGCAGAAGCTTTTTTTGGTTTAAAGTCAGTTTTTCTCGG
It includes:
- a CDS encoding MFS transporter, producing the protein MRVSELEKTKLESIINDVTNETEILEAETSNQISWDDATSWDESNESKLNVAAKTKGFLPVLQNRRFLILWSGQVFSQLADKVYLVLMIALIASHFQAANQTISGWVSAIMIAFTIPAVLFGSLAGVYVDRWSKKTVLVATNLLRGAIVLAVPFLLWLSQDRTPIFGLPAGFWVLLGVTFLVSTLTQFFAPAEQSAIPLIVKRRHLLPANSLYTTTMMALLIIGFAIGEPLLELTDKLLAELGINWSFGKEMIVGGAYAIAGLILLLLKTGETKEILPKEEETHIFEDIREGIRYLGKNHRVRNALIQLVILFSVFAALAVLAVRLAETIPAMKPEQFGFLLAAGGIGMALGAGFLGNWGQRFSHTNLSLTGSFGVAGSLVGLSLFTHQLWLALLMTTFLGAFAALVGVPMQTTIQAETPEKMRGKVFGLQNNAVNIALSLPLALAGVAEAFFGLKSVFLGLAILAVTGGLLTWYISRTGSVMSTKATRN
- the deoC gene encoding deoxyribose-phosphate aldolase, encoding MGLDLNAIDLAEYIDSALLNPTATPEQVVHCCSQAEQYKFPAVCLYPSAVRQAAEFLHGKKTKVCTVIGFPTGATTSATKLYEAQEAVEHGAVELDVVINLGWLKAGQTNAVYREIAEICEETGQTVKAILETALLTDAEKRLAAEICMDAGAAYLKTSTGWYGGATVEDVRLLREITKGQIGIKASGGIRTLETALNLIAAGATRLGTSRGLELLSQRDTLEKD
- the hpf gene encoding ribosome hibernation-promoting factor, HPF/YfiA family; amino-acid sequence: MKLLIQGNNIVVTDAIRDYVQQKLEKAVQHFQNITTKVDVHLSVARNPRISNNQAAEVTVYANGRVIRAQVSSENLYASIDMVADKIARQLRKYKEKHLYKKTHTQPKTGEMLEGEPVADDMIGDREPQLPDEVVRMKYFAMPPMTIREALEHLQLVDHDFYMFRNQETGEINVIYQRNHGGYGVIQPRNGNENHLNGKNGQVEIENLENLESIPAAQI
- the recO gene encoding DNA repair protein RecO, with amino-acid sequence MSRTYKVTGINLKSMPLGEADRLVTILTPEFGLIKAVAPGSRKHKSKLRGRSELFVVNELLIAKGRSLDKITQAETIESYPGLSKNLGKLAVAQYLAELVICVSLSEQPQTELYQLLNEHLRRLDCITTGSNLDSSASIILSHLCQAIFHLLAIAGIAPVVGNCCLTQQPLTPDFTNAGWRVGFSFEAGGTIALPIQVSLSPSNSSETEATERRLLPTPRINSKLNAVELTGLQQLGTAELPQFEKIIPKRYLNTSVNTAWIEIERLLRDYTEYQLGKSIRSAILVDSLYPLPF